Proteins encoded within one genomic window of Bradyrhizobium sp. AZCC 1719:
- a CDS encoding cupin domain-containing protein translates to MIVRERHGVESGGGGKGFVVKGSKGYRAEQGSDYQPGISAETVGSKMIWLGIITLPAGRRTKAHVHEHHETALYMMSGDELEIWTGDQLQHCEKVHPGDYIYIPAGVLHVAVNRAASPSVFVGSRSEATARESVVMRPEMDARVP, encoded by the coding sequence ATGATCGTACGGGAACGGCACGGCGTGGAATCGGGCGGTGGGGGGAAGGGCTTTGTCGTCAAGGGGAGCAAAGGCTACCGCGCCGAGCAGGGCTCCGACTATCAGCCGGGAATCAGCGCGGAGACTGTCGGCTCGAAAATGATCTGGCTCGGCATCATTACGCTGCCGGCCGGCCGACGCACCAAAGCCCATGTCCACGAGCACCATGAGACGGCGCTTTACATGATGAGCGGGGACGAGCTGGAGATCTGGACCGGCGACCAGCTACAGCACTGCGAAAAGGTACACCCCGGTGACTACATCTATATTCCGGCGGGCGTCCTGCACGTTGCGGTTAATCGCGCTGCCTCGCCGTCGGTCTTCGTGGGATCGCGCAGCGAGGCGACTGCCCGGGAGAGCGTGGTGATGCGGCCGGAGATGGACGCACGTGTGCCGTGA
- a CDS encoding winged helix-turn-helix domain-containing tetratricopeptide repeat protein: MPREPFTFGPFMLDMDRGMLSRDGRRVVVGQKGLLLLRAFLESPGRILDKSSLMDVAWPGLAVEESNLSVQIAALRKLLGTADDGAEWITTIPRVGYRFAGPVAPRAQTATPEHTERDTQSRPSIAVLPFGIIGEADKEYLADGLTEDIITALSRFRWFRVIGRSSAFFFKGKQMDALQAARELGARYVLQGSVRQSALRLRVTAQFIDTSDGSNVWAERYDLEMADVFAIQDEIAERVAGAIEPELLKTESHLAALRHTGNMTAWDLVRQGTWHFHKVTREGHLAARTLFRRACAIDPDLPESHIWLGRVSAGIIAYGWSDTPVVDSKEGVDAAAHAITLDPRDPYAHYAFAIANAYNSAPLVAVSAAEKAIALSSSFALGHLILGLARLFAGLAREAIEPLEHGLTLNPNDPQNLAWYNLLAHAQLLAGDAESALATANKALAIRPTFRPTFETLTCCHIALGNLDDARQCASRMNELREPQSHFLAPLKQLHPEWDERISQLLD; encoded by the coding sequence ATGCCCCGTGAGCCCTTCACTTTTGGCCCGTTCATGCTTGATATGGATCGCGGAATGCTCTCGCGGGACGGCCGGCGCGTCGTGGTTGGCCAAAAAGGCCTACTGCTGTTGCGCGCTTTCCTGGAGTCGCCCGGCAGAATCCTCGACAAATCGAGCCTGATGGACGTCGCTTGGCCCGGCCTGGCCGTGGAGGAAAGCAATCTCTCTGTCCAAATCGCGGCGCTGCGCAAGCTGCTCGGCACCGCCGATGACGGCGCCGAGTGGATCACGACCATTCCACGTGTCGGCTACCGGTTCGCCGGGCCGGTCGCTCCTCGAGCGCAGACCGCCACACCAGAGCATACCGAAAGAGATACGCAGTCGCGCCCCTCTATCGCGGTTCTGCCCTTCGGCATCATTGGCGAAGCTGACAAGGAGTATCTCGCCGATGGACTGACCGAAGATATCATCACAGCGCTGTCCCGGTTTCGCTGGTTCCGGGTCATCGGGCGGAGTTCTGCCTTCTTCTTCAAGGGTAAACAGATGGACGCGCTGCAAGCCGCTCGCGAGCTTGGCGCGCGTTATGTGCTACAGGGAAGCGTTCGGCAATCCGCGCTGAGGCTGCGCGTTACGGCGCAATTCATCGACACCAGCGACGGCAGCAATGTATGGGCAGAGCGGTACGATCTTGAGATGGCTGATGTCTTTGCGATCCAGGACGAGATCGCCGAGCGGGTCGCGGGTGCGATCGAGCCCGAGCTTCTCAAGACAGAATCCCATCTTGCAGCGTTGCGTCATACCGGCAATATGACAGCCTGGGATCTCGTGCGTCAGGGAACGTGGCATTTTCACAAGGTCACCCGCGAGGGCCATCTGGCTGCGCGGACGCTATTTCGTCGCGCATGCGCAATCGATCCGGATCTGCCGGAATCGCACATCTGGCTTGGGCGCGTCAGCGCCGGGATAATCGCCTACGGCTGGAGCGATACGCCCGTCGTGGACAGCAAGGAGGGCGTGGATGCCGCGGCGCATGCAATCACCCTCGATCCGAGAGACCCCTACGCGCACTATGCCTTCGCCATCGCGAACGCTTACAACAGCGCACCGCTCGTAGCCGTATCGGCGGCCGAGAAGGCGATCGCATTGAGCTCAAGCTTCGCGTTAGGGCATCTGATTCTCGGCCTGGCCCGCTTGTTCGCGGGTCTGGCGCGAGAGGCAATCGAACCGCTTGAACATGGCCTGACGCTAAATCCGAACGATCCCCAGAACCTCGCTTGGTACAATCTGCTTGCCCATGCTCAGCTTCTCGCCGGAGACGCCGAGAGCGCACTTGCGACCGCAAACAAAGCGCTCGCTATTCGCCCGACATTCCGTCCGACATTTGAAACGCTCACATGCTGCCACATCGCACTTGGCAACCTGGACGACGCACGCCAATGCGCAAGCCGTATGAACGAGCTGAGAGAGCCTCAGAGTCATTTCCTCGCACCGCTAAAGCAGTTGCATCCAGAATGGGACGAACGGATATCGCAATTGCTAGATTAG